TGGCTTGGATGTTCACCCCATTGGCCTGTTCTTGCCCCAGCTAGCCCAGTTCCCTGGGGAACGTGTCCTGGGACCCTGGCCATGGCACCCTGAGGCAGGCAGAGCATTGTGACAGGCTTCAGAGCAGTGGGGAATAATCGACCATGCAGCTGCCCCCAAAGAGGGGACCACCTTCTGGGAGGAGTGGGGTCATCTCCCTCCACAAACTTGCCCATGAACAACGTACCAGGAAGAGCATGACCAGGACCCAAACAATGGGGAGCCCTGTGTTGTGCTGGaccccagggaaggggaaacaACAGCTCCATTGCCCATCCATGGGACCTGTGGTGCAGGTGGGCCCTGAGCCTGGTCAGCTCAGGGCACTGAGGTGCCCCTGACATGGGGCAGAGAGGGCTGTGGGCTGTGGGGGTTGGCGTAAGATGGATGCCACACCACGGAGCAGGATCAGGACCTGAATGATTCCCTGAGGAAGGAGCAATCTGGGAGTTACCGGGGTGCCACACACCAGCTGCCCCATTTTTCCTGGgttcttcccctctcctctgctCACTGGTGGCACTGGTTCCCCCAGGTGCCCAGGGCACCATCATGATGCTGCTCTCTCAGGACAGGACCCCTTGGTTTCCTAATCGTGGAGCAGTTCAAACACAATAGAACGTGGGAGTCTACTCAGCACATGCAGATCTTTCTGCCAATTTTTCTCCTGTCTATTTTCTCTGCATTCTACTtgtcccttctcctcctcctcctcctcactctTGCACCACCCCCTGCACCACCCACCCCATCTCTGTCTCCTCTGCCCTGGTCATGGCTCAGGCCACAAAGACCCAACCTGTGacctccctgcagagctgctcagggttGAGCAGTGGGGAGAGGGGACCCCAGACATGGGGGCATTAGTGGGACAAGGTGCCACCCAGGGAGCACAGAAGCAGCACAGGAGATGACAGGGATGCCCATCTTCCCTGGGGGGTACAGGTGATGAGTGGGAAGAGTGTGGGCGTTCCCCCATGACTTCCAGGCTTCAAGGTGACAGTGAGAGGAGCATTTGTGTGAGATGGTGGCAGTCGGGCCCGGCCGAGggctcagctgtccccagggccgTGTTCCAGGGGTGCTCCAGAAGCTTCTTGGTATGGAGCCTGCGCTGGTGTCAAAGGCAGCCTCCTCCATTTCTCACACAGAGCCGTGGCCCCGAGACCCCTGCGATACCACATGCTGTCCCCGAGACGCCAAGCCTGTGGCTGGGGACGGGCCACCCCGCCATGGGGGCCACAGCTCCCCGCGCTGCCACTGTCCCCCCGTCCCCGCTGCGCCTTGGGCAGCTGGCGGGGACCTGCTCTGAGCAACCCCGGGCACAAACCCGCCGGTCGCCCCGGGGAGGGGGTTTGGCAAGCCCGTCACGCCGGGAGGTCGGGCAGCAAAACGCAGCGGGCGCTGCCACACGAGACAACAGAGTAGCCACAGTGCAGAGTGTCATACAACAGACGGCGACATGCAGAGGGACACGGCTCAGTCCGACAGACCAACAGCCCAACCTGACGCTGAAGTGTCTGAAGCGCTAGCACGAGCAGACACATTTGCACATTTGGAAACAGCTGGCTTGAGAGGCAGCAATTTGGAAAGTTTCTCTGGTTATGTGAGAGCAGCGGAAAACACGAGTTTGAACCAAGGCTGGGTCTTTAACAACCTCCTCTTTGGAGCCTTTTCATCTCTTTTCTAGAGCTGCATTACTGCTGATGATAACCAGAGACAGCTGTCACTCCTGTGCGAGGACTATTCCGAATGCTAATTGTCACAAACAAAAATCACATGTAGAGAGTGTGACACGCATGGCTCTTGGTGAGGTGACACGGTGCCCAAATTAAATCGGGGTGATTGTTTTTAGGCATACAATGACAAACAGGTACAGGAACActtaggaacagaaaaaaagaaaaaaagaaaaagaaaaaatgtcatcaGTTTCAAGAGGTCAGCACCGGTAAGGTGAGCGAAGCACAGAGAGGAACATCAGAAATCATCcaggcaaaaagaaaacaaaaaaaacaaaacaaaaactcgGTTGCATCTCCCAACTCATCACAGGACTCCAAGccacctcctgcctgccctccagGATCCCAGCATCCTTTCAGGTACACGGGATGACTGACTcactgactgactgactgactggTGACGAACATGAGCTATGCATGTACACTGGCAGCTTCGGGATGGGTGTGTGGCAGTCGATGGGATggcagaagagagaaagagagagaaagagagagggcAGAATTGTTCTTCTTCCTCTTACCGTATCCTTGGAGGACCTACGTCTCTTGAAGCTGGAGGCCAGGGTGGAGGTGATGGACCTAAAAGTGGCTTTCTTTTTAGGGTCAGGTTCTGCTCTACCACTTTTTCTATCCTAAAATGAATATGTATAAGTAATTAGATCTCTAGTGTGTTGTTGGAAACTCTAAATCTATTTGAATACTGCCCCGTGTCATGGCCTTCATTAGGTGAGAAAGCTACTGGAGGTGTTCTGCCACTCCCAGTCCTCCGAGGGCCTCCGTGACCCAGGGCTATGGCACAGCCACCACACTGCTACAGCTACGGGGGGCCGGCCTCGCATCTGGAGCGCTGGGAACCCCTCTGGGAAGtagccctgctctcctggtgtctgcagccaggctggcacagctgacCTCGCTTCCTGGGGATGGTCTGCCTGGCGCCCTGCCCCTCGCTTCCACCGCTAGCCTGGCTGGACCGAGACGTGAGATGCTGCACCtaccactaaaaaaaaaaaagtgctcaGGGCCTTTTCTGAGGCTGAATCCTAGTGCcacaagagagagagaggactGCATTGAAAGAGAAGTCATTGTATGaatattctgtaaaaaaaaaagtgttcaaaAATTCAAATGATGCAGTTGTGCAAAGCCGAACGTGGTTGTTGGtggtggtttggtttgttttccaaagtaaaacaggctaaaaaacaaaaaggaaactggaagaaaaagaaaatttaaaaaaaataaaatacaaaggaaaagaaagggaggaagcaAAGCGTTAGTGCCATGATGTCGTCGGGTCGGGATGAACTCAAAGAGAAACAGAACTGAAAGATGTAGGCGTTGGAGTTAGCGAGTCGGACCTGGTTGGCGCAGGCTGGGAGCACCAGCCGCCATGGTGCGGGGGCCGCGGGCCGGGGGGCCCGGCCGCGCTCGGCGCCGGGCGCTGGCAACGAGTCCTCCCCAATTGCTTTCGTGCCAATGAGTGTGACCTTTCCGACGGGGGACGGAGTGACCAGGTCTGGCTCTGCTACCGCACGGGGGTAACCAAAATGTATCCCGCTGGTGCGTAGAGCATGCTCGGGGATACATTTGCTCCTCCTTCTCAGTTCTCTCTTTTGCGGACATGCACAAACGGAAAGGAAAGCAAGATGAATGGaatgaaatgtctttttcttccatGGCATCTCAGGAAATAGCCATGGCAAAACTGTGATCCCAAAAaccattatttttgtttgtttgttttaacaaATAAATCTTTCCACTTGCCTACCTTCTAGCAATGTACCAGATACTAGTGCTCTGACGTTTCCTCCTGTGGAAAAGTCTTACAATGTCAAACGGCTCTTTACCATGAGGCTGTTTACCCCCACAGGGCAGCATGCTTTGCTCACAGTCCCACAGACTCTGCCCAAGGACCCAGTGCAGTATTTTCTAGAAGGTTGGCAAGTGAAAAATGGCAGTGCGACTAGTGTGCTCTGTCCCAGCAGCCTTAACCCCCTcggtgctgctgctttttggaagcaaaggaaaaaaaaggaaaaaaaggagaaaaaaaattgagaaatgGCTTTTCCGAGACTCTTTCCGGTGAACTGAACCCAGCGAGCTCTCAGGATGCAGCAGCCTGGCCTCGTGCTCCCCTcgctgctctggggcagcccccccgcagccccagccagcGCTGCTCCCCAGGGCCCCGGCCGGGCTCCTCGCGGGGTCCCCGagcctccttctctctctttgcCTTGCTGGCTCTGCTCCGAGCAGCAGTGCCCTTTAGCCACCTAAAGGAGCTCTTGCTCTTTGAACGCCGCTGCGCTTCCCCAGGGGAAAAACCAGCCCGGCCCACTCAGACAGAGCCTCCAGCTGCCCTACGCTGGGGTCAGGGGCACTGTGGGACTCAGCCCCAaaagcagcaggggaagggaagTGTGAGGCTGGTGGCCCACAGATGTGCCCATGGCTCAGTGTCACTGTCAGGCACCTCTGACCCTCCTGGGCTTCCCTGCCTGAGCGGCACAGAGATGttccaggagcaggagaagcCTGGGAGAGCAACAGCCCCATAAAAGGAGACCAAGGGAGGCTTGGCACTGACAGGGACCggcactgctggctcctgtGTGGGGAGATGTCCTTGTCTCCAAAGGACAAGAGCACGCACCACCTCTTTTTGGAGTTGGTCCTGGGTATGGCAAGGGCTACCacactgctgcagagcaggcagggaaggggagctgATGGAAACTATCCCTGGAGCATTCCTCCAcctgagcagcaggcagggatggtCAGTGGCAGCAGCCTGACCCTCCCATCTGCTGGTGAGCGCAGCTGGAGCCCGGCAGCAGGGCAGAACCTGCAAGGAGCCATGCTGGCACTGCCCGCTCAGCCAGGGCAAGGTGTGGCTCTGGCAAGTGGTCCCCAGCAGAGCAAAGTCCCCATCCCAAGCTCCACTGGGGATGTCTGGGCCAGGCCTCTGCCCTGTTGGAGCTTTGCTGGGGGAGATAGCAtcaggcaggggcagctcctggggagaaGGCAGGGACACCACCCTACAGCTTAACAGGCACCGAGTTAACCCAGCTGGGGCTACAGGGGTGGGGTGGAGGACAGAGGGCCCCATGGTAATTCACAGCTCTGCATTCACTGATTTGGTGAAGGAATGGAGAACGCACCTGGTGGAGATTTGCTCTAAAAACGGTTTGTCCTACCTGCAGGTTTTTCCTCCACACATTAACGGCCGCAAACGCCAGCTGCATCTGCTTCCTCCGCGCGTCCTTATGCCTTTTGTAAGCTATCTCtatgaatattaaaaatatcccGGCAACAATACCTCCAGCCACCAGCATAAACACACCTGAAATAAGCAGGAAAGTTACAGGGGGCAGTGGAATTGCAACATGACCCCTCATTTCTTCTGCATCGTGCTCAGCAATGCATGATGCAGCTGCCAACCCGGGCTCCCCCCGCCATCTCCCTGCAGTCCTGGAACACAGCCTGGGCACCTGAGGGGTGTCAGTGCCAGCTCTGGGGAGGCACAGGGCACTGAGCTGCAGCGATGCAGGGGACAGGCACAGCGAGCCCCAGAGCAGACCCCATCCCCAGGACCCTGGGGCCGTTTGTGCCAGAACGCAGCCCTGGTGCTCTGGTTTGGCTCATCAGGAGGCACAGCCAcgcacacagctctgtgctgtccttgctgcctgcagccctcGGGCCTGATATTTCTGGAGTGGTGTCTCAGGAGATGGAGCAAAACACCCCCTTTCTCCATTGCCTGTAACtggccagcagtgctggtgaGGACAGGGCCCCATCCCACaccctcatccctcatccctgcATTGTCTGGCTGTAGGACCAGCTGCACCACCTCAGCGCAAAGAGAGCCTGTCTCGGGGTTCCCACAGCCTTTGCAAGAGGAAACCCCTCTCTATCCATTATCCTTGTTCTGGGCCTGCCCAGGGTTCCTCAGGACTGGGGGGCTGCCCCTCGCCTCCAGccccctcctgcagcagggtTCTTGTTTCCTCCCCCGAGGTGCTGTTCTCCTCTCTGCAGTGGTGCCAGCTCTGACTGCACTGTGACAGCCACAGTTCGGCCAGGGTAgagggaggggagccatgctcacaccacagcagccccacGGGCAAGAAGGGCACCCAAGGAAGGTGGGGGAAGCTTTGTGGAACTGCTCTGAGCACGGTGGGAATGGAGCCCACCTCAGCAGCCTCCCAGCACTAGGAAAGCACAAACCCAGAAGCAGCAGAGATTTGGCCTGAGATGAGAGCCCCGGGGAGGAGAATGTCTTGAGCAAAAGCAGGCTACCCAGCGAAGGGGGAGAAAGAGGTTTGCAGAACAAACCTGCCATATTTTCAAAGGTGAGTGTTGCTGGGGCATTGCTACGGGAATCACACTCTTGATACCTCACCCAAGTCTTGTCCAAATCCTCCATGAAGCCGTTCTCGTGGGACCTGGAAGCACAAGGAGACAGGACAGGGTAGTCACTGGGGACCAGCCTCAGGGAGCTCTTTGTGCCTTCGTGCCCTCTATCCCAGGGCTCTGCACTTGCCTGCAGCCTCCCAGCACGGGAAGCAGGGACGTGCTGGCTGTGTGTGCACACCTGCCTTTGCACAGAGCGtgtgtgggctctgcaggggctgccagcactgcgtgggcacacacagcacagggcagtgctgtgagcaggcacccactgctcccactgccactgcccctgcagcagctctggggcagtTCCTGCTGCCAAAGGAGCCACACGTCAGCCTGGGGAAGGTGTGTTCCCACCGAAGGATGGAGCTGGCAGCGCCCTAAGAGCTCTTGGAGAAGGCTGCAGGGACTGAACATGAACCATACCTACCAGTTCCCTCCTGCACAGTtcctctgcctgccagggacactTGGAGCCCAGGCAATGGCAGACCCCAGTCCTTTCTGGTGACCCCAGCACCCTCTaggccagggcagtgctgcctggcagctccctgcagtgcACAGTGAGGGCTGGGACACCCCAGCAGCTCAGTGTCACAGCTCAGTGTCACAGCTTGGTGTCACAGCTCAGTGTCACAGCTCAGTGTCACAGCTCAGTGTCACAGCTCAGTGTCACAGCTTGGGAGGACACAAGCTGTGTCCTCACAGTACCTGTCTGAACAGCTCATGGGGATGGAGTGGGCACAGAGCACACATCCCACCACAGGCTCCCTGCACTTTCCTCCCTCTTGGTCCTGGTACACCCCCACACCCTCCTGGGCCATCTGTAGCCCTGGGCTTCCCCATCCTCTCCCAGGAGGACACCGAGGACTCCTGTGGCCTCTTCAGGCATCTCATGTGGTGGTCCCAGATCCcacctgtcctgctgccacctgTCACCATGTCAAGACCATCCCACAGACAGGGTTCATGGCTCCCTACATCACCCTGGATCTTTCCCATCTTCCACATCCTGACCATTCTCTCTCAGGCCTTTCACCTCTGCATCTTGGGCAGGACCCTGGTGGCTCCTGACCCTGTCCTAAAATGAACCTCCCAGGGCTCCCTCCCTTCACTTGCTGCTTCCCAGCTGCCTGTTTCTCCATCATGACACTTCTCTGCAACGAGTGTGGTATTTCCAAAGTAATACAAGGAAATCCCTTTTCACCCATAGTATCAGGCTGACTTGTGACACCCCACACTGCAGGTTAGTGTAAAAGCCTTGGACTCAGAGGGGGCCCTGACATATCCCTGTGCAACAGGAGCAGCCagagttgaaagaaaaaagccctGCATGACcaagccagggcagggcagtgctgttGGACAGGCTGAGCCCTGAGGGAGGAGCGGGGCACACCCACACCCTGCTCACACAGACCTGTGCTGGACggccctgctgctctctgccagcTTTGCCTACACCCCTGGCTGGCCATGACcgctccctgccctccctccagctccctgctgcttcccagccctgccagccggagctgaggctgtgggtgcccagcccagcccctcagtCCCTTTGTCAGGATGGACGGGCAGCCCCAGcgcccctgtccctgcagaggtcTGGGGGGTGgctggcagtgcctggcaccagcagctttgAGGCAAGCCCCACACCAAGAGCCGTGTACAGACTTGAGGATGGCCAGGGAGACGTTCTGCTTCCAGGGGCTGTCCTTGCGCATCCCGATCCCGAAGCCGGAGCGGAAGAAGAGCTCCCCCGTCGTCACCAGGTCACACTTCTGGGAGGCCTCGAACTCCAGCACCGCCGAGTCCCAGATGAAGGCGTGGAGCTTGCTGGACACAGAGGGAGGATGGACGGGTCAGGCCGGGCAGCCCAACTTATCTGCAGCCTCCGTGGGTGATCCCAGCCCTCATTTAAACACTGACGCACCCAGCCTCGAAAGAGCAAAAGAGGCCAGAAAGGGCAAAAGAGGCCAGAAAGGGCGGCCGTGGCCAGGGCTCTCACTGTGCCACCCCCACGCAGACCCTGTGCTCCTCCCGAGCCCTGGGGTGCACCAGGACTGGGCAGAtcccaccagccccagctgggaggTCCCATCCAGCCGTGCTTTGGCCACAGctccctccagctctgccctgcttgTTCCACCCAGCTGCAGCTTCCCGAGGCTGTCCCAGCGTGGCCAGGCGAGGTCTGGCCCTACTCACTTGTCCCGCACTGCCTGGATGGCCTCGGCAGCGCTCTCGTAGTTGTGCTTCTCCATGTGCCTGTACATGGTGCTCAGCTCCACCTGCCGTCGGAAGTAGATGTCCACGGAGCTCTGCTTCACCGTGGCGTAGATGAACTTATCCGAGGGGTTGCGCAGCTGAAAGGCAAGGGCGGGGCTGCGATGTTATCTGTCCTTCACCAGCAAAACTTCCTCAGCCCAAAGCTGTTCCCTCATCTCCCATCTCCTTCAGGGACGTGTTCCCTAGAGAAGACCTTGACCTCCTCAGAGGATGGGACAGTGAATGCTGTGGGACCTTGGGCAGGGGATGCTatggggcagggagaggtggcactgggtgcaGGAGGTCTGTGCATACCATGGGTtggcagtgccctgggcagggcacaccAGGGCGTGGGGCccgtgctgctgcagggcacgTTCCTGCATGCCTGGGCTGGTGAGCTCTGGCCGTGCCCTTGCCAGAGCAGGAAATGGATTTGAGGCATGTGGAGAGCATTGACTGCCCCGCAGGGACGATTTCATTAGTTATAACTCATCCATAATGAATCGTTTCCTCGCTGGTTAGAGGAGGCTCTCCAGGAACTGGCAGGCAGTTTGGAAGTGCAGACAGGCTATTTCTGGACAGGCTGTTTTCCTGCTGATCCCTGCCCACGTCTGTCCATTCCCACCCCGGGCAAGGGCTCAGACTCATCAGCGCCAGCCCAGGCAGGCCTCGCTGGGCCTGGACCCCCATCACAGCTCACAGCCGTGGTGAGTCAGGGTTCTGGGAACCACAAGCCATGCAATATgccccagggaaggggaaagcAAGGGGTCGTTACCCGGGGGTCGTTAATGCCTGTGATCCTCTCCTCAGGTCGGTCTAACACCAGGAAAGCTGCCAGGTTGGCAGTGTATGAAGCCACAATGATCATAGCAAAGCCAGCCCACACCATGCCAAGGATACGGGCAGAGAAACTCCGGGGAGcacctgcagggagagaggagagatcAGTGGCACCACGAGGGCTTGGCTTGGTTACCAAAGCTGTGTCAATCCACACGAGCCCAATGGCAGCTGCCGGTGTGCACCATCTatctgtgctgccagcagctgtgcaAGGAGCCTCTGCACTGCCTGAACCAAAAAAccctccagctccttccagggCACACTGTGTGCCACCCTGAGAGGGTGGGTAACCCAGCCCAAGTTTCCCCGCCCTGTTTCCCATCCAGTGCTGGAAGCCCTGACAGCTGCCACAAATGTGCAACATCAGCATCACCAAATCCCCTATCAGCCTGTCCAGGGAATGCGGTCCCACAGGGACCATGTGAGAGGGGGAGGCTGTGAAAGAGGGCAGGGgcttccctgcagcctgcccagctccgagcctgggctgcagggcagagcagtcCTGCTGTGAGCTGTGACTCACCTTCTCCAATGCCAGAGTTCAGCAGGACTCCCCAGGAGAACCACATGGCTGAGGAGAGAGTCAGGGcatcttcttcctcctcctcactgtTTACTTTGAACCGGCCAAATGGGCTGGAAAACAAGAGGAAGAACTCTTCTCATTGCCCTCACTCTGATTCCCAGGGCTCCCCTCTGTGCCCTCCGTGTCCTGGTGCAGCCCTGTGTCTCTCATTCCTACAGACTGTGCCTGGCCCCGGGCAGCTcttccctgctgtgtcccactGCCTGGCACACTCCCTGTGCTGACCTGCAGCCCTGTCTGGCTCACACTGGTGCTGGTCCTGTCACATCTCTCCAGACCAGAAAGATCGTCTGACCCTGGCCAGCCCAAGCCTCTcccactgcagcacagagggtTCCCTGCAGATTAGCCACCAAAGCCTctgggcacagggctgaggCAGGGACAGGTGCCCTCAGAGGAGCTGCCACAGGGCCAAGGAAGGCTGAGAGGAAATTCTCTGAGAGCCCAGACAGCCCCATTGCTCAGGCATCTGTACAGCACCTGGTGTGACAGGTGTGTTCCCACATCCCCACGTGCTGGGTGCCCCACATACCCACATCCCTCAGCTTAGGCAGCCAGAGGGGCAGGAGcctcagcccagggctgggggcgCAGAGCAGGCGGGTTAAGTCCCTGCAAGAGCCCCCAGAGGGCTGCAAGACGTGCCCGAGCAAGGGGCCCAGGGGACAGTTCCCAGACAgttccctgtcccctccagaCCTCAAGTGGCCCAAAGTGCACTCACCTGAATCGGTCTAGGAGGTACAACATCACTGCCACCACGTGCACAGACAGCCCCACCAGCAGCCAGAGCGTGCTCTGGAAGGGCTGCATGAACGAGTCCAGGGTGCTGCGGGGGATTTCCTGCACACAGGAGAGAGGGGAACGGTGCTGGCACCCCCCACACCTGCACCCTGCCCGCCTGGAGGGACCCACaggggccctgccctgccccaagctcctgctgcccagggagggtcAGGCTGATGCAGACAAGAGGCTGCATTAAAAACAGCAGCCTGGAGCCTGGAATTCACAGGGGCACTGCAGTCTGGGGAACAGGCACCTCCCGTGCTCTGCAAAACCTTCCAGCCAGACCATACCTTCTTCACgaggatggtgaggccctggtACTTGAAGGGCTTGGAGAACTCAATGTACTGAGCCCGCTCGTTGTTGATGGTGAGGGGAGCCACAATCATGTCAGCCTGGCCACTCAGCAGCTCCCCCATCATCCCGTTCCACTCCTTCTTGTTGCTGTTGTTCACCTGCCAGGGAGCCAAGGCCGGGTCAGACCCTGCCCTGACACGCATTCCCCACCAGACAGGACCCTGCACTTTTTAGGAATCCTGCATTGCCCTTCCACCCCACCCTGCTCAGGAGAAGGGCGTGGGGGTGTTTCAACACACAATACAGGCAAAGAAAGATCACAGGCTGCCCAAACTCACCCGCTCTTGGGTACCAAATTTACCATCAGCCACCAGGTGAACCTCATAGGTGAAGTTCATCACGCCTGCCAGGCGGATGAGCAGGTCGATGCAGAAGCCGTAGCAGCACAGTGCCACAGTGGGACGGCCtggagggaggacaggacagggcgAGGGGGTCAGCCCCGGGCAGGGACCCCACACAGGATCTGTGCCTGTCCCCAGTGACAGCAGCCACCCCACGGCTCTGGCTCCATGTGGGATGTAACCACGTTATACTCCAGG
The sequence above is drawn from the Taeniopygia guttata chromosome 17, bTaeGut7.mat, whole genome shotgun sequence genome and encodes:
- the GRIN1 gene encoding glutamate receptor ionotropic, NMDA 1 isoform X1, which gives rise to MSTMRLLLLALLFSSSFARAGCDPKIVNIGAVLSTKKHEQIFREAVNQANKRHGTWKLQLNATSVTHKPNAIQMALSVCEDLISSQVYAILVSHPPAPNDHLTPTPVSYTAGFYRIPVIGLTTRMSIYSDKSIHLSFLRTVPPYSHQANVWFEMMRVFNWNHVILIVSDDHEGRAAQKKLETLLEEKESKSKKRNYENLDQLSYDNKRGPKAEKVLQFDPGTKNVTALLLEAKELEARVIILSASEDDAATVYRSAAMLNMTGSGYVWLVGEREISGNALRYAPDGVIGLQLINGKNESAHISDAVAVVAQAVHDLFEKENITDPPRGCVGNTNIWKTGPLFKRVLMSSKYSEGVTGRVEFNEDGDRKFANYSIMNLQNRKLVQVGIYNGSNVLTNDRKIIWPGGETEKPQGYQMSTKLKIVTIHQEPFVYVKPTQADGTCREEFTINGDPVKKVFCTGPNETIPGRPTVALCCYGFCIDLLIRLAGVMNFTYEVHLVADGKFGTQERVNNSNKKEWNGMMGELLSGQADMIVAPLTINNERAQYIEFSKPFKYQGLTILVKKEIPRSTLDSFMQPFQSTLWLLVGLSVHVVAVMLYLLDRFSPFGRFKVNSEEEEEDALTLSSAMWFSWGVLLNSGIGEGAPRSFSARILGMVWAGFAMIIVASYTANLAAFLVLDRPEERITGINDPRLRNPSDKFIYATVKQSSVDIYFRRQVELSTMYRHMEKHNYESAAEAIQAVRDNKLHAFIWDSAVLEFEASQKCDLVTTGELFFRSGFGIGMRKDSPWKQNVSLAILKSHENGFMEDLDKTWVRYQECDSRSNAPATLTFENMAGVFMLVAGGIVAGIFLIFIEIAYKRHKDARRKQMQLAFAAVNVWRKNLQRELRRRSKCIPEHALRTSGIHFGYPRAVAEPDLVTPSPVGKVTLIGTKAIGEDSLPAPGAERGRAPRPAAPAPWRLVLPACANQDRKSGRAEPDPKKKATFRSITSTLASSFKRRRSSKDTPCRMVPQECQRDRLAPWSQDSPGKLPPHSERPSAHHHPSCTASPRHIIPTAPGGDACVPHRQLLQLE
- the GRIN1 gene encoding glutamate receptor ionotropic, NMDA 1 isoform X4 translates to MSTMRLLLLALLFSSSFARAGCDPKIVNIGAVLSTKKHEQIFREAVNQANKRHGTWKLQLNATSVTHKPNAIQMALSVCEDLISSQVYAILVSHPPAPNDHLTPTPVSYTAGFYRIPVIGLTTRMSIYSDKSIHLSFLRTVPPYSHQANVWFEMMRVFNWNHVILIVSDDHEGRAAQKKLETLLEEKESKSKKRNYENLDQLSYDNKRGPKAEKVLQFDPGTKNVTALLLEAKELEARVIILSASEDDAATVYRSAAMLNMTGSGYVWLVGEREISGNALRYAPDGVIGLQLINGKNESAHISDAVAVVAQAVHDLFEKENITDPPRGCVGNTNIWKTGPLFKRVLMSSKYSEGVTGRVEFNEDGDRKFANYSIMNLQNRKLVQVGIYNGSNVLTNDRKIIWPGGETEKPQGYQMSTKLKIVTIHQEPFVYVKPTQADGTCREEFTINGDPVKKVFCTGPNETIPGRPTVALCCYGFCIDLLIRLAGVMNFTYEVHLVADGKFGTQERVNNSNKKEWNGMMGELLSGQADMIVAPLTINNERAQYIEFSKPFKYQGLTILVKKEIPRSTLDSFMQPFQSTLWLLVGLSVHVVAVMLYLLDRFSPFGRFKVNSEEEEEDALTLSSAMWFSWGVLLNSGIGEGAPRSFSARILGMVWAGFAMIIVASYTANLAAFLVLDRPEERITGINDPRLRNPSDKFIYATVKQSSVDIYFRRQVELSTMYRHMEKHNYESAAEAIQAVRDNKLHAFIWDSAVLEFEASQKCDLVTTGELFFRSGFGIGMRKDSPWKQNVSLAILKSHENGFMEDLDKTWVRYQECDSRSNAPATLTFENMAGVFMLVAGGIVAGIFLIFIEIAYKRHKDARRKQMQLAFAAVNVWRKNLQRELRRRSKCIPEHALRTSGIHFGYPRAVAEPDLVTPSPVGKVTLIGTKAIGEDSLPAPGAERGRAPRPAAPAPWRLVLPACANQDRKSGRAEPDPKKKATFRSITSTLASSFKRRRSSKDTQYHPTDITGQLNLSDPSVSTVV
- the GRIN1 gene encoding glutamate receptor ionotropic, NMDA 1 isoform X2, which translates into the protein MSTMRLLLLALLFSSSFARAGCDPKIVNIGAVLSTKKHEQIFREAVNQANKRHGTWKLQLNATSVTHKPNAIQMALSVCEDLISSQVYAILVSHPPAPNDHLTPTPVSYTAGFYRIPVIGLTTRMSIYSDKSIHLSFLRTVPPYSHQANVWFEMMRVFNWNHVILIVSDDHEGRAAQKKLETLLEEKESKAEKVLQFDPGTKNVTALLLEAKELEARVIILSASEDDAATVYRSAAMLNMTGSGYVWLVGEREISGNALRYAPDGVIGLQLINGKNESAHISDAVAVVAQAVHDLFEKENITDPPRGCVGNTNIWKTGPLFKRVLMSSKYSEGVTGRVEFNEDGDRKFANYSIMNLQNRKLVQVGIYNGSNVLTNDRKIIWPGGETEKPQGYQMSTKLKIVTIHQEPFVYVKPTQADGTCREEFTINGDPVKKVFCTGPNETIPGRPTVALCCYGFCIDLLIRLAGVMNFTYEVHLVADGKFGTQERVNNSNKKEWNGMMGELLSGQADMIVAPLTINNERAQYIEFSKPFKYQGLTILVKKEIPRSTLDSFMQPFQSTLWLLVGLSVHVVAVMLYLLDRFSPFGRFKVNSEEEEEDALTLSSAMWFSWGVLLNSGIGEGAPRSFSARILGMVWAGFAMIIVASYTANLAAFLVLDRPEERITGINDPRLRNPSDKFIYATVKQSSVDIYFRRQVELSTMYRHMEKHNYESAAEAIQAVRDNKLHAFIWDSAVLEFEASQKCDLVTTGELFFRSGFGIGMRKDSPWKQNVSLAILKSHENGFMEDLDKTWVRYQECDSRSNAPATLTFENMAGVFMLVAGGIVAGIFLIFIEIAYKRHKDARRKQMQLAFAAVNVWRKNLQRELRRRSKCIPEHALRTSGIHFGYPRAVAEPDLVTPSPVGKVTLIGTKAIGEDSLPAPGAERGRAPRPAAPAPWRLVLPACANQDRKSGRAEPDPKKKATFRSITSTLASSFKRRRSSKDTPCRMVPQECQRDRLAPWSQDSPGKLPPHSERPSAHHHPSCTASPRHIIPTAPGGDACVPHRQLLQLE